Part of the Candidatus Eisenbacteria bacterium genome, GGCAGGGTCGCGACAAGCTGGGCCATGAGAAGATAGAGAAATAACGTCGCGACGGCATAGTGGACAAAGGGTTTGTCCCGCAGTGGAACAAGAAATGAATCTCCAGGGGGGCGAAGATTCCCCATGGGCCGGATTGTCTCCCTCTTTTCCTCCGGCATATCCTTCTCGATCCCCTTTTCGGGAAAGCTTCCGGTTTTAATTGGCGCCGTTTCGGGAACTCCCATAAAGACAAGGAGTGCGGCGCCAAGACCCAGAATGCCGCCAATAACGAATAGAAATGTGTACGAGAACTGGGAGATATATCCTCCCATGGCCGGACCCAGCGCCCACCCCAAATTCATGGCAACACGGGTCCAAGCGTAGGCTTGGAGTCGCCTATTTTTCTCCACGGCGTCGGCAACCACCGCCTGAGCAACCGGCTGATAGGCTGCGGCCATTAGAAATGTCACCGCAATCACAAAGGCTGTCGGGAAAAAGGGGGCGCGGTGGTGAACCAGAAATGCGACAACAAAAAAAGTGATCCCGCGTCCTGCGGGAGCCAGGATAAGGAGGGGGCGCCGGCCGATACGATCCGAGAGCCTCCCAGAAACCATTCCTGAAATGGCCCGCACAATAGCTGTAGCCAGGAATAGGAGGCCGATAAATTTCATCGGGATACCTAAGACCTGGTGAAAATAGAGACTCATGAAGGGAACGATCATGCCGAAACCGGTGGAATTGATGACCCATCCGAGTAGGATGACCCAAACGGGCCGGGGCCAAGTGCTCAAAAATTTCTGGATCCGTGCTCTCACCTTATCCCTGGCCCCCATCTGTGATGGGTTCCCGTATATCTCCGCAATGGGGCATTTCTCCTCGACCTCCGTCTCGCGAAAATCAATCCTCTATCGCCAGAGAAACCTTGAATCCCAGGAGGGAAAATGGAATCAATTGAGTCCCATCATAAGAGAGGGGATCGAAGGGAGACAAGCCCAGGGGGGCATTGCCGGGCGGTCGATTGAGAGGATCACGATCCTGAAAAGCAGATCGTCATCTTGATCCACCCGGCATCGGCATGATAGCCTGCGAGAGGTTCTACTCTGTATCCCTCTGCGTCGGGGAGGGAGACCAGAGTCTCGTTTTCCATAGGTAACCAGGCACTCTCCGGACCTGGAAGAGAGGAGAAGGGGTAACTCAATTGGACGCATCCAAATTCAGAAATATAGCTCTCGTCGGACATAGCGGATCCGGAAAAACAAGTGTTGGGGAAGCCATCCTATACTGCGCCGGCGTGACGACACGGCTTGGAAAGGTGGCGGAGGGAACGTCCCATCTTGATGCCAGTGCCGAGGAGATTAAGCGAAAAACGACAATCAATATGGCTCTCTCCACTGTGGATTGGAGAGGTTATAAGTATAACATACTGGACGCCCCCGGTTATGCCGATTTTGTGGGGGAGGTCCTCTATGCGATGACAGCCGCCGATGCTGTTGTGCTCATGGTTAATGCGCAGGCGGGTGTCGAGCCGGAGACGGAGAAGCTCTTTGAGATGGCTCAGGAGAGGAAGAAACCGGTGGTTTTTCTTGTCAATCATATGGACAAGGATCAGGCGAATCCCGAAAAGGTTTTATCTGAAATCCGAGATCGTCTTACCGACCGCGTCATGGCTCTTCAAATCCCCGTGGGTGTCGGACCCAATTTCAAAGGTGTTGTTGATGTCATTACAGGCAAAGCCTATCTGAATCTGAAGGATGACAAGATCACACAGGATGGCGATGTTCCTGCCGATATTCAATCAATGTTGGATGAGATCCGAAGCGGGTTAACTGATATGGCGGCGGAAAGCGATGATGCACTGCTGGAAAAATTTCTGGAAGGGAATGAGCTGACGAACGAGGAACTTTATTCCGGTTTACGTAAGGGGATCGCATCGGGAACGATATTCCCGCTCTTCTATACCTCCGCTGAAACCCTGATTGGCGTTTCGACCTTCATGGACGCAATGTTTAACTATTTTCCCAGCCCGATCGATGTGCCTGGGCCCCTGGCGATTATGAATGATAGTGGTGAAGAGATCTCTGTTGAAGCAAAAACGGACGGATCGACATCAACCTTCATTTTTAAAACACTGCCGCAGGATAAGGCTCAGGAAATCTCACTTTTCAGGGTCTACTCAGGGAAGCTCGCAGCCGGGATGGAAGTCGTGAATCCGGGACGCCGCTCTACCGAACGGCTGGGGCAGCTCTATGAGTTGAGGGGCAAGGACCGTGTCGATGTCGATGAAGTGACGGCGGGAGGAATGGGTGCCATATCGAAATTCAAGAACAGTAAGACGGGTGACACCCTTTGCTCTAAAGACAATCAAATCATTTTCAACGGCGCAAAACTCCCCGAGCCCGTCTTTGCGGTTGCCCTGGCTCCCAAATCAAAGGGTGATGAGGATAAGCTTGGGAATGCCCTTAGCCGCCTTCAAGAAATCGATCCCTCTATGCAGGTTGAGGTGAATGCCGAATTGCATCAGACCATTCTGCGCGCCATGGGGGATCAACAGGTGGATGTTATCCTGACCCGCCTGCGAGAACGGTTCAATGTCGATGTCGAAACCGGCAAGGTTCGCATCCCCTACAGGGAGACAATTAGGGGGAAGGTGGAGGATTCCTATTATCGGCATAAAAAGCAGACCGGTGGCCGCGGCCAGTTCGGTGATGTCCATCTGAAGATAGAGCCGCTTCCCAGTGGATCGGGGTTTGAATTTGAGAACAAGGTTGTTGGTGGAAATATTCCCTCCAAGTTCATCCCAGCGATCGAGAAGGGTGTTCGTGAAGTGTTGCCTGAAGGCGCGTTGGCGGGCTATCCCGTTGTTGATATCCGCGTAACCGTCTTTGATGGATCTTACCATGATGTCGATTCATCGGAGATGGCGTTTAAAATCGCCAGTTCGCAGGCCTTCAAGAAGGGTTTCATGGAGGCAAAACCTATCCTACTCGAGCCGATTGTACAGGTAGAGGTTGTGGCGCCGAAAGATTACATGGGCGATATCATGGGTGATCTCTCCGGTAAACGAGGCCGGATCTCTGGGAATGAAGTACAGGGTCGGAAGGTGGTAATCTCGGCCCAGGTCCCGCTTTCCGAAATGTCCAACTATTCCACGCAACTCAGATCGATGACTCAAGCCAGGGCCTGGTTCAAGCTGCAATTGTCACATTACGAAGAGGTTCCCAGAGAACTTGTGGAACGCTTGCTGGATCAACTTAGAGCGGAACAGGAATAGCAGACATTTTGAATATATGAGGGTGCTATGAGTGGACATTCCAAGTGGAGTACTATTAAGCGGAAGAAAGGTAAGGCGGATGCCGAACGCGGCCGGATTTTCACGCGCTTGATCCGGGAGATCGTGATTGCGGCCCGCGCCGGTGGCGGCGACATCGATGCCAATCCCCGCCTGCGGACAGCGGTTGATAGCGCAAAGGCCGCGAATATGCCGCAGAACAACATTGATCGGGCGGTTCAGAGAGGCACGGGCGAGCTTCCCGGCGTTAACTATGAAGAAGCTACTTATGAGGGCTATGCACCGGGCGGTGTCGCGATTTTAATCGAAGTGTTGACTGACAACCGAAATCGGACGACCGCGGAATTGCGGCATCTTCTCACAAAAAACAATGGCAATATGGGCGAGGCCGGGTGTGTTTCCTGGATGTTTGAGTCAAAAGGCCTCATTGTGGTTGAGAAAAGCGCCAGTGACGAAGAGCGTCTGTTGGAAGTCGCTCTCGATGCCGGTGCCGAGGATGTCGATCTCGATCAGGAATCCGTCTATGAGATCACAACGGCACCATCCGATCTCAATGCGGTTGCCGATGTCCTTCGCAGCCGGGATATCCCTATGACATCCGCTGAAGTGATTAAAATTCCCACAACACAAACAACACCATCCGAGAAGGAACTGGAACAATGTGTTCGGCTTCGGCAGGCCCTTGAAGATCACGATGATGTCCAGGCGATTCATGACAATTTGGATGTCACTGACGAGATGCTGGAAAAGTTTTTGTAGCGAATGTAAAAGTCCGCTTGACGGGGGAAAATGATGGGTCGCGCAAAAAGAAAGTGCCCGCCCCCAGTGGAGGATGAACCGGGAATCGTTGTTCCGCCGAATTTGGATACCGGCCGCATTCTCGGTATCGATCCGGGTAGTCTGAAAACCGGGTTTGGCGTGCTACAACATATAAAATCTGAAGTCTTTTGGATTCGTAGCGGCATCATGCAACCGCCGAAGGGACAGCATCTGCTGGTCCGTCTTGGATGGTTGAACAAAACCTTTGGCGAGATTCTTGACGAGATCCAACCGGCGGTTGTGGCGCTAGAAACAAGTTTTGTCGGCCGCAATATGAAGACGGCCCTCATACTGGGCCAGGCCCGCGGGGCATTGATAACCGCGGCGACCATCCGGAATCTTCCCGTTCTCGAATTCAGCCCGGCCGAGGTAAAATTATCAATTGTGGGCCATGGTTCGGCTTCAAAGCAGCAAATGCAGGGCATGATTCCGCAACTGATCCATGGGTTGAAACATGATCCCTCAGAGGATGAGGCGGACGCCCTTGGGGTGGCCCTTTGCTGTCTTCACCGGAAGATTCGGGAGGAATGGCGTGATTTCGCATCTTCGCGGGAAAATGATTGAGAAATCCCCGACTCGAATTGTCATAGAGGTCGGTGGTTTGGGTTTGAGCGTAGAAGTTCCCCTTTCCGCCGGGCATCAATTGGGAGCGGTGGGCGGGGAAGTGCATCTCCATACCTGGCTGCAGGTTCGTGAAGATGACCTGCGCCTCTATGGGTTTCTGACGCAGAAGGAGCGTTCAGCCTTCACCGCTCTAATGGGAATCCGGGGCGTTGGGGGTCGGTTGGCATTGAATATACTCAGTCACATGGAGATCGATGATTTGACACGGGCCGTCGAATCAGGAGATCTTCAGACCCTTCAAGCCGTACCCGGTGTTGGGAAAAAGACCGCGCAACGGCTTTTACTGGAGCTTGGGGGATATTTTTCAAAACATGGGGCCGAAGGGGGAATCGATGGGCATCGGCTCCCCTGGATGCCAGGAGATGCCAGACGTGACGCGGCGGAAGCCCTTGTGCAGCTGGGCTATCCACCGGCCCATGCGAGGGAGGCGATTGAAAGATTGGGAGAGGTCCCGGATAGGACTGCGGATGAATTGATTCGAACCGTTCTGTCCGGAATCGGGCCGACATCTTAATTTACAAGCAATCACGCTCGTTTGTATCATTTACGGTTCTGATGTGCCTGTAATTTCAGTAGTGGGTCTTATGGCCCAAAGTGTCTGAAATGCTTTTAACAGAATGATTCCGGGTGGTCATCCGGCTCTTTCTGTGTTATAATTCCCTTACCTTTAGATTGGATTTAAGGCCACGGTTGACATCCTAGCTAGGAGTTCTACATGCGTCGCGCATTCCCTCTTCTGGTTCTTATCCTCATTGTGACCTGTACCTGGTCTCAGAGCGCGCCTGCGGGAAGATTCTCACCGGAATTGGAGGCCAATCTTCTTCAGGCTTCCGACCACGAGAAAATCCCGATTTTGATTATCCTCGAGCGGCAGGCGGATCCGATTCTGCTTCGTATGCAAACTGATGGGCTGGCTCCTACCGAGCGCCGCGCCATAGCCGCGCGCCATATCAAGAGATTGGCGAAAAATTCGCAGGTGGAGATTGTCGATATAATTGATCAGGCGGTCTCGATCGGGAAGGCGACACCACCACATTCCTTCTGGATTCTCAATGGCGTGAGGACGACCGCCACGAAGGAAATCATTTCTGATTTAATCCTCCTGCCCGAGGTGAACCGCATCATCTGGGATCCTCCCATTCCCGTTGAGCAACAGATTGATGATGGAAGACCAGAACGCGGGCTCCCGCCTTTTGTAAAAGGGTCCTTTATGCGAGATTCATTCTCGCAAGGTGACGGTCTCGATCGTGGCATCGCTTGGCAACTCGATATGGTGAATGCTCCTGAGGCATGGGGAACCGGCTACACCGGCGCCGGCGTCATCGTCGGGGTTGTCGACACGGGTGTCGATTATACACATCCAGACCTGGCGGGTCACATCTGGGTCAATGTAGATGAGATCCAGGGTAATGAGATCGATGATGATGAAAACGGCTATGTCGATGACACCATTGGATGGGATTTTGTGGCAGATGATAACAATCCCAATGGGACCGGGGCGGGTGATCATGGGACGCGGGTGGCCGGGCTTATTGTTGGCGACGGGACGACCGGAACACAAACCGGTGTCGCCCCCGGCTGTACGATCATGCTCCTCCGGGGTTCGGGGGGAACATGGTCTGATCTTGTTGAGGCGATGGAATACGCGGTCGATAACGGCGCACATGTGATTTCCATGAGTGTGACTCAAAAGTGGCGCTACCTGCCAAAACCCGATTTCTCAAGCTGGCGGACCATCACCGACAACGAGTTGGCCATGGGGATATTTCACGCCAACTCCGTGGGGAATGAGGGTGATAATATCAACACCGATCCCATTCCGTTTAACATTTCCGCTCCTGGGAACTGCCCTGCACCCTGGGTGCATTCAGGACAATCCATCGTTGGGGGCGTCAGCGCTGTGGTCGGTTGCGGCTCTATCACCTATGAAGGGTATCTCGGTGATTTCTCCAGCCGCGGTCCCTCGATCTGGGAAGATATTGCTGCAAATTGGCCGGAATATCCCTACACAATGCTTCCGGAGTACCAGGACTATCCATATACAACGGGCGAAGGCGGTCTCATTAAGCCCGATATCTGCGCCCCCAGTCCCAATACAATAACCACGGAGTTCGGCGGCGGCTACTCGACCCTCGACGGGACCTCGGCCTCAACGCCTCAGGTTGCCGGTGCGATGGCGATTCTTATCCAGGCGAAGCCGGGTATCACACCAGAGGAGATGACGCAGATCCTCCTGACTTCGGCGACGAAAATCGACGATCGTCGAGGGATTGACAATAATTATGGGGCCGGTCTTTTGGATGTTCAAGCGGCTCTGCAGCTGACTTTGGATTGGAACAATTACTCGATTTTATCTGGAGTTGTTTTCGATGCCTCTTCCTTGAATCCGGTTCCAAATGCGGATGTCACTCTTTTTCATACCGGATCCTTCATTTCATACAAAGAGACAAAATCCCGCTCGGATGGTTCCTTCGTCTTTGTTATCCCTTCTGACTCCTATAACATCGTAACGGATGAGTTCTATTATCTGGCGGACACGACGATGGTAACGGCTCCTCCCGGGCCGCATCGCATGGACGATATCCTTATTGAGCCCAGGGCTCTCTCAGTCCTGACCGGGATTGTCAGAGATTCAGAAACATCGGATTCTCTGGAAGCAGTTACCCTGCGCATTTCCGATGCACCCGTTGAATCGGTGGTGACCGATACGGCGGGCGTCTATGTCTTTAATAATGTTCCCATCGGGCGTGATGTATTGGTGGTGGCCGTTCGTTTCGGCCATCTGCCGCAATCCGATCAAATAACCTGCCTTGCCGATACCACGACCTTGGATTTTTATATGCCTTTTGGTGTCATGGATGATTTCGAAATGGATCAGGGCTGGACGGTCGGTGCCCCGGGTGATGATGCCTATTTTGGACTCTGGGAGCGGATTGATCCCGCGGCGACTTATGATCTGGGAGTTGTCGTGCAGCCTGAGGATGATTTTACCGTCGATCCGGGTGTTACCGCATTTATCACCGGCGGTAATCTCCCTGGGGCGGGTTCAGTGTGGAATGATGTCGATGGCGGGACCACAACCCTTCTCTCTCCCATTTTCGATCTCACGAGATCGCCGAATCCATTGATGCGGCTTTCCACATGGTATTCCAATCATACGGGCGCCTACACCGACGATGCTTTTACTGTCGATATCTCAGCTGACAGCGGTCAGGTCTGGACGACGCTGGATCTGTTCTCTGAATCTCACAACGAGTGGGAGATGAGCCAGTGGATCCTCAGTGATTTTGTAGACATTACAAATGCGATGCAAATTCGTATTGTCGCATGGGATGGCGGTGAGAATTCAACAGTTGAAGTGGGAATCGATGAACTTTTAATCTTTAATGTGGCTTCGTCAGTTGATGATCACAATTCGCTTAATATTGTTCCATTGTCATTGTCGGCAATGCCGAATCCTTTCACCCAGCATTCTGTTCTCTCCTGTGCGCTTCCAAGATCCGGTCGGACGCGATTGGACATCATAAATGTAGAAGGAAGACGCGTTCGTAATCTATATGATGGGATGATGAAGGCCGGGCTGTATCAATTTCAATGGGATGGGCGGACAGACAATGGTTTGCCCGTAGCAAGCGGCTGCTATTTTGCGCAGCTGATTCAGGATGGGACACGGAAAAATCAAAGGTTATTGCTCATTCGGTAGATCTACACGGATTCCTGAATCTGAAGTTCATACAGCGTCTTGTAAATCGAACAGCGTTGCACAAGCTCCTCATGAGGCCCCTGGTCAATCAGACGCCCTTTATTCAATACGATGATCTTTCCAGCGTCTCGAATAGTCGATAGACGATGGGCGATCAAAATGGATGTTCGATCCGAAGCCAATCGTCTGAGTGCCAGTTGAATCCTCGCCTCTGTTTCGGAATCAATGCTCGATGTCGCCTCATCCAAAACAAGGAGTGGCGGGTCAAAGACCAAGGCCCGAGCAAAGGCAAGAAGCTGGCGCTCACCAACCGATAGCCGTGCGCCCCGTTCTCCGATAGGAGTGTCATATCCCTTTGGCAATCTCTGAATCAATTCATGCGCCTGAACTTGTCGCGCGGCCCATTCCATGCGGGAGTAGGGTATGGATGAATCCCGCAGGCGAATATTTTCCGCCACGGTTCCAGAGAATAGAAAAGCATCTTGTAGCACAATTCCGACGCTGTGCCGCAAGGCCACCAAATCCCACTTTCGAATATCGATGCCGTCCAAAAGAATGGCGCCGGTCTGGATCTCATAGAATCGGGTAAGCAGTGACGAAATCGTTGTCTTCCCGGCGCCGGTTGGCCCCACAATGGCGATGGTTTCTCCCGGGTTGACGTTGAAGCTGACATCTTCAAGGACCGGCTGATCCGCCCGATAGGCGAAGGAGACATTTCTAAACTCAACACCACCCAGAACATTTACAGGCAGATAGGGTTTGGAATCGGATTGGATTCGGCCCTCAGTATCGAGAAGCGCAAAAATCCGTTCAGCGGCGGCCATGGCACTCTGCAAAGTATTATATCTTTCTGTGAGATCTCTTATGGGTCTGAAGAACCTTTGGCTGTATTGAATAAAGGCCACCAATGCCCCGAAGGTCAGAATACCGCCAATGATCTTCGCTCCACCGTAGCCGAGCACCAGGGCCACGGCCAATTCCTCCAATCCATCGACCAGAGGGAAGAAGACAGCGTAGTAGAAGATGGACCGGACATAAGCATCCCGGTACTCGCCGTTAATGGTTTTAAACTGGCCGTATCGATGACGTTCCCGTCTCATAACCTGAATGAGCGCAATTCCCTGAGTCGATTCCTGGATGAATGAGTTGAGCGCCGCCGTTTTAACCCGGATCACAACAAAGGCTTTTCGGACTTTGCTGCGGAAAAGGTGGGTTGCGATAAAAAGCAGGGGGACAACAATCAGTGAAACTGTTGCAAGTTCTACATTAAGGAGGAAGAGAATGATAACGATTCCCAAGAGTGTGATCAGATCACCGGCGATATTAACGAGTCCTGTCGTAAAAAGCTGATTGAGAACCTCCACATCATTTGTAACCCGGGTCATGAGTCGACCGACCGGCTGCCGGTCGAATGTTTCCATGTCCAGATCATGAATGTGCTGAAGGATCCGGCGTCTCAGGTCAAATATAATCCGCTGGCCCAGCGATTGGGCGGTGTATATCTGAGCGAAGCGGAGGAAGAATGCCACCAGTTGAAGCGCGAGAAAGATAATCGAGATTCGCATAAGGCCGCGCCAATCCGAGTTGGCGAAAGGTCCATCGATGGCTGTTTTGGTGAGGTAGGGAAAGGACAATTCGACCAGCGATAAAAGCAGAAGCAGAACGATCCCCGCCGCCATGAGAGCTCGATAGGGAGCGATATATTCAAAAAGACGCCCCATGAGGATCCGGTCATAAACCTTACCAAGGGATTCCTCTTCCGAGTGGCTTTTTTGCGTGGACCGTTGAGACATCTCAAGAAGCCTCTTCGGGGAAGGCATCGGCTTCCAATTGTTGGAGGAGCGTTTGCCTTCGAATGAGCTGTGAGTAAGTGCCGCCGCGGTCCGACAGTTCCTCATGCGAGCCTGATTCCACCAAACGGCCTCGATCCATGACGAAGATCGTTTCCGCGCGGCGGATGAGCGAGATGCGGTGGGAGATCAGCACCAATGTCTGATTCCCCTTGATCGGGTCCAGGTTTGAGAGAATTTCAGCCTGTGTAATGTTGTCCAAGCTTGAGAGAGTGTCATCGAGTATCAAAATGGGGGGTGGTTTCATTAAGGCCCTGGCCAGAGCCACACGCTGGCGCTGCCCGCCGGAGAGGGTGACACCGCGTTCTCCCACGCGTGTTTCCCATCCCTCTGGGAATTGATTCATATCCTTATCCAAACGGGCGAGTGCGGAAACGCGATCGAGATCCTCCTCGGCAGCTTCAGGATCCGCAAAACGAAGATTCCCGGCCAAGGTGTCGCTCCAAAGAAAGCTCTCTTGAAGAA contains:
- a CDS encoding MFS transporter, giving the protein MSTWPRPVWVILLGWVINSTGFGMIVPFMSLYFHQVLGIPMKFIGLLFLATAIVRAISGMVSGRLSDRIGRRPLLILAPAGRGITFFVVAFLVHHRAPFFPTAFVIAVTFLMAAAYQPVAQAVVADAVEKNRRLQAYAWTRVAMNLGWALGPAMGGYISQFSYTFLFVIGGILGLGAALLVFMGVPETAPIKTGSFPEKGIEKDMPEEKRETIRPMGNLRPPGDSFLVPLRDKPFVHYAVATLFLYLLMAQLVATLPVYAVEWVQISKVQLGHLFALNGLLVVFLQTSVIRYLKRFSILRVQVFGSLAYALFYFLMAGADAFPALLVLIVGITLAEMSVTPGTVTVVSQMAPAKSMGNYMGVFGLFSSAAWSFGPFIGGLLLDFFPGRPYALWGTVAVLGIIASGFYMKFRSRFGDIWSGS
- the fusA gene encoding elongation factor G, with the protein product MDASKFRNIALVGHSGSGKTSVGEAILYCAGVTTRLGKVAEGTSHLDASAEEIKRKTTINMALSTVDWRGYKYNILDAPGYADFVGEVLYAMTAADAVVLMVNAQAGVEPETEKLFEMAQERKKPVVFLVNHMDKDQANPEKVLSEIRDRLTDRVMALQIPVGVGPNFKGVVDVITGKAYLNLKDDKITQDGDVPADIQSMLDEIRSGLTDMAAESDDALLEKFLEGNELTNEELYSGLRKGIASGTIFPLFYTSAETLIGVSTFMDAMFNYFPSPIDVPGPLAIMNDSGEEISVEAKTDGSTSTFIFKTLPQDKAQEISLFRVYSGKLAAGMEVVNPGRRSTERLGQLYELRGKDRVDVDEVTAGGMGAISKFKNSKTGDTLCSKDNQIIFNGAKLPEPVFAVALAPKSKGDEDKLGNALSRLQEIDPSMQVEVNAELHQTILRAMGDQQVDVILTRLRERFNVDVETGKVRIPYRETIRGKVEDSYYRHKKQTGGRGQFGDVHLKIEPLPSGSGFEFENKVVGGNIPSKFIPAIEKGVREVLPEGALAGYPVVDIRVTVFDGSYHDVDSSEMAFKIASSQAFKKGFMEAKPILLEPIVQVEVVAPKDYMGDIMGDLSGKRGRISGNEVQGRKVVISAQVPLSEMSNYSTQLRSMTQARAWFKLQLSHYEEVPRELVERLLDQLRAEQE
- a CDS encoding YebC/PmpR family DNA-binding transcriptional regulator; its protein translation is MSGHSKWSTIKRKKGKADAERGRIFTRLIREIVIAARAGGGDIDANPRLRTAVDSAKAANMPQNNIDRAVQRGTGELPGVNYEEATYEGYAPGGVAILIEVLTDNRNRTTAELRHLLTKNNGNMGEAGCVSWMFESKGLIVVEKSASDEERLLEVALDAGAEDVDLDQESVYEITTAPSDLNAVADVLRSRDIPMTSAEVIKIPTTQTTPSEKELEQCVRLRQALEDHDDVQAIHDNLDVTDEMLEKFL
- the ruvC gene encoding crossover junction endodeoxyribonuclease RuvC, with translation MMGRAKRKCPPPVEDEPGIVVPPNLDTGRILGIDPGSLKTGFGVLQHIKSEVFWIRSGIMQPPKGQHLLVRLGWLNKTFGEILDEIQPAVVALETSFVGRNMKTALILGQARGALITAATIRNLPVLEFSPAEVKLSIVGHGSASKQQMQGMIPQLIHGLKHDPSEDEADALGVALCCLHRKIREEWRDFASSREND
- the ruvA gene encoding Holliday junction branch migration protein RuvA, which produces MISHLRGKMIEKSPTRIVIEVGGLGLSVEVPLSAGHQLGAVGGEVHLHTWLQVREDDLRLYGFLTQKERSAFTALMGIRGVGGRLALNILSHMEIDDLTRAVESGDLQTLQAVPGVGKKTAQRLLLELGGYFSKHGAEGGIDGHRLPWMPGDARRDAAEALVQLGYPPAHAREAIERLGEVPDRTADELIRTVLSGIGPTS
- a CDS encoding S8 family serine peptidase, which gives rise to MRRAFPLLVLILIVTCTWSQSAPAGRFSPELEANLLQASDHEKIPILIILERQADPILLRMQTDGLAPTERRAIAARHIKRLAKNSQVEIVDIIDQAVSIGKATPPHSFWILNGVRTTATKEIISDLILLPEVNRIIWDPPIPVEQQIDDGRPERGLPPFVKGSFMRDSFSQGDGLDRGIAWQLDMVNAPEAWGTGYTGAGVIVGVVDTGVDYTHPDLAGHIWVNVDEIQGNEIDDDENGYVDDTIGWDFVADDNNPNGTGAGDHGTRVAGLIVGDGTTGTQTGVAPGCTIMLLRGSGGTWSDLVEAMEYAVDNGAHVISMSVTQKWRYLPKPDFSSWRTITDNELAMGIFHANSVGNEGDNINTDPIPFNISAPGNCPAPWVHSGQSIVGGVSAVVGCGSITYEGYLGDFSSRGPSIWEDIAANWPEYPYTMLPEYQDYPYTTGEGGLIKPDICAPSPNTITTEFGGGYSTLDGTSASTPQVAGAMAILIQAKPGITPEEMTQILLTSATKIDDRRGIDNNYGAGLLDVQAALQLTLDWNNYSILSGVVFDASSLNPVPNADVTLFHTGSFISYKETKSRSDGSFVFVIPSDSYNIVTDEFYYLADTTMVTAPPGPHRMDDILIEPRALSVLTGIVRDSETSDSLEAVTLRISDAPVESVVTDTAGVYVFNNVPIGRDVLVVAVRFGHLPQSDQITCLADTTTLDFYMPFGVMDDFEMDQGWTVGAPGDDAYFGLWERIDPAATYDLGVVVQPEDDFTVDPGVTAFITGGNLPGAGSVWNDVDGGTTTLLSPIFDLTRSPNPLMRLSTWYSNHTGAYTDDAFTVDISADSGQVWTTLDLFSESHNEWEMSQWILSDFVDITNAMQIRIVAWDGGENSTVEVGIDELLIFNVASSVDDHNSLNIVPLSLSAMPNPFTQHSVLSCALPRSGRTRLDIINVEGRRVRNLYDGMMKAGLYQFQWDGRTDNGLPVASGCYFAQLIQDGTRKNQRLLLIR
- a CDS encoding ABC transporter ATP-binding protein/permease, whose translation is MSQRSTQKSHSEEESLGKVYDRILMGRLFEYIAPYRALMAAGIVLLLLLSLVELSFPYLTKTAIDGPFANSDWRGLMRISIIFLALQLVAFFLRFAQIYTAQSLGQRIIFDLRRRILQHIHDLDMETFDRQPVGRLMTRVTNDVEVLNQLFTTGLVNIAGDLITLLGIVIILFLLNVELATVSLIVVPLLFIATHLFRSKVRKAFVVIRVKTAALNSFIQESTQGIALIQVMRRERHRYGQFKTINGEYRDAYVRSIFYYAVFFPLVDGLEELAVALVLGYGGAKIIGGILTFGALVAFIQYSQRFFRPIRDLTERYNTLQSAMAAAERIFALLDTEGRIQSDSKPYLPVNVLGGVEFRNVSFAYRADQPVLEDVSFNVNPGETIAIVGPTGAGKTTISSLLTRFYEIQTGAILLDGIDIRKWDLVALRHSVGIVLQDAFLFSGTVAENIRLRDSSIPYSRMEWAARQVQAHELIQRLPKGYDTPIGERGARLSVGERQLLAFARALVFDPPLLVLDEATSSIDSETEARIQLALRRLASDRTSILIAHRLSTIRDAGKIIVLNKGRLIDQGPHEELVQRCSIYKTLYELQIQESV